A single region of the Pan troglodytes isolate AG18354 chromosome 18, NHGRI_mPanTro3-v2.0_pri, whole genome shotgun sequence genome encodes:
- the BCAR1 gene encoding breast cancer anti-estrogen resistance protein 1 isoform X11 — MENVLAKALYDNVAESPDELSFRKGDIMTVLEQDTQGLDGWWLCSLHGRQGIVPGNRLKILVGMYDKKPAGPGPGPPATPAQPQPGLHAPAPPASQYTPMLPNTYQPQPDSVYLVPTPSKAQQGLYQVPGPSPQFQSPPAKQTSTFSKQTPHHPFPSPATDLYQVPPGPGGPAQDIYQVPPSAGMGHDIYQVPPSMDTRSWEGTKPPAKVVVPTRVGQGYVYEAAQPEQDEYDIPRHLLAPGPQDIYDVPPVRGLLPSQYGQEVYDTPPMAVKGPNGRDPLLEVYDVPPSVEKGLPPSNHHAVYDVPPSVSKDVPDGPLLREETYDVPPAFAKTKPFDPARTPLVLAAPPPDSPPAEDVYDVPPPAPDLYDVPPGLRRPGPGTLYDVPRERVLPPEVADGGVVDSGVYAVPPPAEREAPAEGKRLSASSTGSTRSSQSASSLEVAGPGREPLELEVAVEALARLQQGVSATVAHLLDLAGSAGGTGSWRSPSEPQEPLVQDLQAAVAAVQSAVHELLEFARSAVGNAAHTSDRALHAKLSRQLQKMEDVHQTLVAHGQALDAGRGGSGATLEDLDRLVACSRAVPEDAKQLASFLHGNASLLFRRTKAPAPGPEGGGTLHPNPTDKTSSIQSRPLPSPPKFTSQDSPDGQYENSEGGWMEDYDYVHLQGKEEFEKTQKELLEKGSITRQGKSQLELQQLKQFERLEQEVSRPIDHDLANWTPAQPLAPGRTGGLGPSDRQLLLFYLEQCEANLTTLTNAVDAFFTAVATNQPPKIFVAHSKFVILSAHKLVFIGDTLSRQAKAADVRSQVTHYSNLLCDLLRGIVATTKAAALQYPSPSAAQDMVERVKELGHSTQQFRRVLGQLAAA; from the exons ATGGAG AACGTGCTGGCCAAAGCCCTCTATGACAATGTGGCCGAGTCCCCGGATGAGCTCTCCTTCCGCAAGGGCGACATCATGACGGTGCTGGAGCAGGACACGCAGGGCCTGGACGGCTGGTGGCTCTGCTCGCTGCATGGGCGCCAGGGCATCGTGCCTGGGAACCGCCTCAAGATCTTGGTGGGCATGTATGATAAGAAGCCAGCAGGGCCTGGCCCCGGCCCTCCTGCCACCCCGgcccagcctcagcctggccTCCATGCCCCAGCGCCTCCGGCCTCCCAGTACACGCCCATGCTCCCCAACACCTACCAGCCCCAGCCAGACAGCGTCTACCTGGTGCCCACTCCCAGCAAGGCTCAGCAAGGCCTCTACCAAGTCCCGGGTCCCAGCCCTCAGTTCCAGTCGCCCCCAGCCAAGCAGACATCCACCTTCTCGAAGCAGACACCCCATCACCCGTTTCCCAGCCCGGCCACAGACCTGTACCAGGTGCCCCCAGGGCCTGGAGGCCCTGCCCAGGATATTTACCAGGTGCCACCTTCTGCCGGGATGGGGCATGACATCTACCAGGTCCCCCCGTCCATGGACACACGCAGCTGGGAAGGCACGAAGCCCCCGGCAAAG GTGGTGGTGCCCACCCGCGTGGGGCAGGGCTATGTATACGAGGCCGCCCAGCCGGAGCAGGACGAGTACGACATCCCGCGACACCTGCTGGCCCCAGGGCCACAGGACATCTATGATGTGCCCCCGGTTCGGGGGCTGCTTCCCAGCCAGTATGGCCAGGAG GTGTATGACACACCCCCCATGGCTGTCAAGGGTCCCAATGGCCGAGACCCGTTGCTGGAGGTGTATGACGTGCCCCCCAGTGTGGAGAAGGGCCTGCCACCGTCCAACCACCACGCA GTCTACGACGTTCCTCCATCGGTGAGCAAGGATGTGCCCGATGGCCCACTGCTGCGTGAGGAGACCTACGATGTGCCCCCCGCCTTCGCCAAGACCAAGCCCTTTGACCCGGCCCGCACCCCACTGGTACTGGCTGCGCCCCCTCCAGACTCCCCGCCGGCCGAGGACGTGTATGACGTGCCGCCCCCGGCTCCTGACCTCTACGACGTGCCCCCTGGCTTGCGGCGGCCTGGCCCGGGCACCCTGTACGATGTGCCCCGTGAACGGGTGCTTCCTCCTGAGGTGGCTGATGGTGGCGTGGTCGACAGTGGTGTGTATGCGGTGCCTCCCCCAGCTGAACGTGAAGCCCCGGCAGAGGGCAAGCGCCTGTCGGCCTCCAGCACCGGCAGCACACGCAGCAGCCAGTCTGCGTCCTCCTTGGAGGTGGCAGGGCCGGGCCGGGAACCCCTGGAGCTGGAAGTTGCTGTGGAGGCCCTGGCACGGCTGCAGCAGGGTGTGAGCGCCACCGTTGCCCACCTTCTGGACCTGGCAGGCAGCGCCGGTGGGACTGGGAGCTGGCGTAGCCCCTCTGAGCCACAGGAGCCGCTGGTGCAGGACCTGCAGGCTGCTGTGGCCGCCGTCCAGAGTGCCGTCCACGAGCTGTTGGAGTTTGCCCGCAGCGCGGTGGGCAATGCTGCCCACACATCTGACCGTGCCCTGCATGCCAAGCTTAGCCGGCAGCTGCAGAAGATGGAGGACGTGCACCAGACGCTGGTGGCACATGGTCAGGCCCTCGACGCTGGCCGGGGAGGCTCTGGAGCCACCCTTGAGGACCTGGACCGGCTGGTGGCCTGCTCGCGGGCTGTGCCCGAGGACGCCAAGCAGCTGGCCTCCTTCCTGCATGGCAATGCCTCACTGCTCTTCAGACGGACCAAGGCCCCTGCCCCGGGGCCTGAGGGGGGTGGCACCCTGCACCCCAACCCCACTGACAAGACCAGCAGCATCCAGTCACGACCCCTGCCCTCACCCCCTAAGTTCACCTCCCAGGACTCGCCAGATGGGCAGTACGAGAACAGCGAGGGGGGCTGGATGGAGGACTATGACTACGTCCACCTACAG GGGAAGGAGGAGTTTGAGAAGACCCAGAAGGAGCTGCTGGAAAAGGGCAGCATCACGCGGCAGGGCAAGAGCCAGCTGGAGTTGCAGCAG ctgaAGCAGTTTGAACGACTGGAACAGGAGGTGTCACGGCCCATAGACCACGACCTGGCCAACTGGACGCCAGCCCAACCCCTGGCCCCGGGGCGAACAGGCGGCCTGGGGCCCTCGGACCGGCAGCTGCTGCTCTTCTACCTGGAGCAGTGTGAGGCCAACCTGACCACACTGACCAACGCCGTGGACGCCTTCTTTACCGCCGTGGCCACCAACCAGCCGCCCAAGATCTTTGTGGCGCACAGCAAGTTCGTCATCCTCAGCGCCCACAAGCTGGTGTTCATCGGGGACACACTGTCACGGCAGGCCAAGGCTGCTGACGTGCGCAGCCAGGTGACCCATTACAGCAACCTGCTGTGCGACCTCCTGCGCGGCATCGTGGCCACCACCAAGGCCGCTGCCTTGCAGTACCCATCGCCTTCCGCGGCCCAGGACATGGTGGAGAGGGTCAAGGAGCTGGGCCACAGCACCCAGCAGTTCCGCCGCGTCCTAGGCCAGCTGGCAGCCGCCTGA